The genomic DNA TTAATGTTGCCGACATCTTACATCTGGTCAGTTACCTATTCAAAGGAGGACCGGTGCCTCTGCCTATTTCAGAAAGCGGAGATGCCAACTGTGATGGAAAGGTGAATGTGGCTGACATAGTTTATTTAGTTGCCTATCTTTTTAAGGGCGGACCTAAACCGGTGTGTTAAAAATGATGACGGATGACAGATAGAAGATAAAAGATCAATAACTCGTAGCGCCTGACCTTTGTGTCTGGCGTTTGTTGTTGTACGGAATGAATTGACCATGTCAATACGCCATCATCACAGACGATGCATCCCAAAATCTGTTTTTTTATTGACTGAGAAGGGTTAGAAGGTTAAATTTACCAAAGTGGAATTTGATAGTGGTTTGTTTTTCTTAGAGCGAGGCCTCAAGGTCTTGGGACTTTCAGCCTCGCCTAAGCGACCCTAAAAGGGTCGCGCTACGAAGGGAGTGGATTGCTTCGTAGGTCAAATGACCTCCTCGGTATGCACAGCCTTGGTGCATACCTCGCAATAACTCTATGAAAAAAGAGATCTTAAGGACTGGTAGATGAATTTGCCAAATAAACTCACCTTAGCCCGGATACTGCTCTCCCCGGTCTTTATGGTCTTTTTTCTGGTGGATAACGTCTATTCTCGTTATTTTGCTACTCTCATATTCCTATTTGCGGCTTTAACTGATCTTTATGACGGGTATATAGCCAGAAAGTACGGGGTGGTTACCGGTTTTGGAAAATTTATGGACCCTTTAGCTGATAAAATTTTAGTATCAACTGCCTTCATCTCTTTTGTGGCTTTGGGTTATGTCAAAGCCTGGATGATTTTGGTTATAATCGTGAGGGAGTTTTTCATCACCGGCTTAAGGAGTTTAGCGGCTTATAAAGGGATGGTGATTATGCCCACCATTTTGGCTCAGGTGAAGACTTTTTCCCAGATGTTAGTCATCAGTATAATTTTAATCTTCACCAACCTGAAGACCACTCTTCTTCCCTTAGGTTACGACTGGAGCATTTTCACCAGCCCTCAGGTTTTCAGGCTTTTTGATCTCTTAGTTTTTATAAGCATGCTCCTGACCCTGGGAACCGGTATAGACTACCTGGTGAAGAACATACCTCTGCTCAAGGGGGTGTTAAAATAGAGTCAGAAAAGGTCAACTTAAGACTGATCCAGCGGCTTCAGATTCTTCTGGCCACCCTTTTTTTTACTGGCTATTCACCGGTTGTACCCGGTACCTGCGGTAGCCTTTTAATCTTTATTCTGGTCTGGCTCTTTGTACCCCAGAGTTTTTATTTCCTCGGCGGAATTGCTATTCTGGTATTCTTTGTCAGCCTTTGGTCTGGAACCGGGGCAGAAAAGGTTTTTGGCAAGGATAACAGAAAAATTGTAATCGATGAAGGATGCGGGATGCTGGTCTCTTTTTTATTTTTGCCAAAGAGGTTTTTTTTGTATATATTAGCTTTTGTCATTTTCAGGGGTTTAGACATTATCAAACCACCGCCAGCCAGGGACTGTGAAAAACTTGAAGGCGGGCTGGGAATAACTTTAGATGATGTGGTGGCTGGGATTTACACCAATCTTATTATGCAGGTTCTAATCATCTTAAA from Candidatus Zixiibacteriota bacterium includes the following:
- the pgsA gene encoding CDP-diacylglycerol--glycerol-3-phosphate 3-phosphatidyltransferase, with amino-acid sequence MNLPNKLTLARILLSPVFMVFFLVDNVYSRYFATLIFLFAALTDLYDGYIARKYGVVTGFGKFMDPLADKILVSTAFISFVALGYVKAWMILVIIVREFFITGLRSLAAYKGMVIMPTILAQVKTFSQMLVISIILIFTNLKTTLLPLGYDWSIFTSPQVFRLFDLLVFISMLLTLGTGIDYLVKNIPLLKGVLK
- a CDS encoding phosphatidylglycerophosphatase A, whose protein sequence is MATLFFTGYSPVVPGTCGSLLIFILVWLFVPQSFYFLGGIAILVFFVSLWSGTGAEKVFGKDNRKIVIDEGCGMLVSFLFLPKRFFLYILAFVIFRGLDIIKPPPARDCEKLEGGLGITLDDVVAGIYTNLIMQVLIILKVL